A single Roseofilum reptotaenium CS-1145 DNA region contains:
- a CDS encoding phage holin family protein translates to MINFFLTWALAAIALAITAYIVPGLAIASWQAAAVGAIVMGLVNAIVKPILTILTLPLTILSLGLFLLVVNAISLSLVGYFTPGFTVAGFWPAVFGSIVLSLVSWLIDQFTGKEANKD, encoded by the coding sequence ATGATTAACTTTTTTCTCACTTGGGCTTTAGCGGCGATCGCCCTGGCGATCACTGCCTATATTGTCCCCGGTTTGGCGATCGCCAGTTGGCAAGCAGCGGCTGTTGGGGCGATCGTTATGGGGTTGGTTAATGCTATTGTTAAGCCCATTTTGACGATTTTGACGTTGCCGTTAACTATTCTCAGTTTAGGCTTGTTCTTACTGGTGGTTAACGCCATTTCCCTTTCGTTAGTCGGCTATTTTACCCCTGGATTTACGGTAGCCGGTTTTTGGCCAGCCGTGTTTGGGTCAATTGTATTATCTTTGGTTTCCTGGTTAATCGATCAGTTTACGGGAAAGGAAGCCAATAAGGATTAA
- a CDS encoding sensor histidine kinase produces MELKALKTSNTTDSTCTLPVDLANYKLGYSDMVSPEWNHKMENESVNLERVSLEKGGSVVSNPQTLRQFQVLVAERTAQLELSLKVQAKLYEQTRRQVEELRHLNELKDEFLSTISHELRTPLTSMSLAIRMLRQPEISPDRQQKYLEILESQCQQEIHLINDLLTLQELEEQTIDMEGQTVDVQDFMEMTTAGFETRWSHKQLKLNLEIAPESTNLETEPDSLKRILAELLANAGKFSDVQSQVKISVQPDRADGRDGVAVAITNQGMGIQNTELAEIFHKFRRGTGVTDRAIAGTGLGLALVKALVEQLGGTITVSSQPLHSGSSWETCFTLLLPQSDSASHEEIGNRE; encoded by the coding sequence ATGGAACTGAAGGCTTTGAAAACTAGCAATACTACGGATTCAACTTGTACCCTTCCCGTTGACTTAGCCAATTATAAACTAGGTTACAGTGATATGGTCTCTCCAGAATGGAATCATAAGATGGAAAATGAGAGCGTAAATTTGGAGAGGGTATCACTAGAGAAGGGGGGTTCTGTTGTCTCTAATCCTCAAACCCTACGTCAATTTCAAGTTTTAGTGGCAGAGCGCACCGCCCAACTTGAATTAAGCCTCAAGGTACAGGCAAAACTCTATGAACAAACTCGCCGCCAGGTCGAAGAACTTCGCCATCTGAATGAACTAAAAGATGAATTCTTAAGTACCATTAGCCATGAATTGCGGACGCCTTTAACCAGTATGAGCTTGGCAATCCGGATGTTACGTCAACCCGAAATTTCACCCGATCGCCAACAAAAATATCTGGAGATTTTGGAGAGCCAATGCCAACAGGAAATTCATCTGATCAATGACTTATTAACGTTGCAAGAATTGGAAGAGCAGACGATTGACATGGAGGGTCAAACTGTTGATGTGCAAGATTTCATGGAGATGACAACCGCAGGATTTGAAACTCGATGGAGTCATAAGCAGTTGAAACTCAACCTAGAAATCGCTCCAGAATCGACCAATCTAGAGACAGAGCCAGATAGCCTCAAGCGCATTCTAGCAGAGTTGCTTGCTAATGCGGGCAAATTCTCCGATGTCCAAAGTCAGGTTAAGATCTCTGTACAACCCGATCGCGCAGACGGGAGAGATGGGGTAGCTGTGGCGATCACCAATCAAGGTATGGGCATTCAGAATACTGAATTAGCGGAGATTTTCCACAAATTCCGTCGCGGAACCGGAGTTACAGATCGGGCGATCGCCGGAACGGGTTTGGGTCTAGCCCTTGTGAAGGCTTTAGTGGAACAATTAGGAGGAACCATTACCGTCAGCAGTCAGCCTCTACACTCTGGATCATCTTGGGAAACCTGTTTTACCCTTCTCCTCCCCCAGAGTGATAGCGCTTCCCACGAGGAAATAGGGAATAGGGAATAG
- a CDS encoding ABC1 kinase family protein: protein MLKISQPRSRRWQKLTYSPIIRQIQVFMAAIRFIALLLWDRWRGGASSALKRQRARGLVQTLLKLGPTFIKIGQSLSTRADLLPVEYVEALEQLQDQVPAFDVETGIAIIELELGASVGAIFRNFDPLPLAAASLGQVHRATLHTQEEVVIKVQRPGLRALFDVDAKAIYRGIQVTEFLFAWTRKYELRTIYGEFFRILYQEIDYKQEALNADRFRNNFANHPEILVPKIYWRYTTNKVLTIEYLPGIKVDNREALIACGLDPQKINQVGICCYLKQLLLDGFFQADPHPGNLAVTSKGELIFYDFGMMGEIKSLAKDQMIRNFFAVLRKDTDEVVETLIKMGLIEPMTDMTPVRRLITFLLDRFTERPVNFREFTLIKDELYAMFEEQPFRLPAEMTFVLKALTTLDGIARILDPEYNFASSSQPFVREVTAGKGTGYLVGETLRQVKLWVQSPFQKPTVTDRFLEQLGKRMDTGDLAFSVKAKESDRLLESLSLGVQSVLYLCGAGFTLISSTILFVGQLSGWAIALLCGSGLFSFFCMRSIFRLSLRNRLNRIS, encoded by the coding sequence ATGCTCAAAATTAGTCAACCTCGATCGCGGCGCTGGCAAAAACTCACCTATTCTCCCATCATCCGCCAAATTCAAGTGTTTATGGCGGCGATTCGCTTCATTGCTCTGTTACTCTGGGATCGTTGGCGTGGGGGAGCTTCTTCCGCTCTCAAACGCCAACGGGCGAGGGGTTTAGTGCAAACCCTACTCAAACTAGGGCCGACGTTTATTAAAATTGGTCAATCTCTCTCCACTAGGGCAGATTTATTACCCGTTGAATATGTGGAAGCATTGGAACAACTGCAAGATCAAGTTCCAGCCTTTGACGTGGAAACAGGGATCGCCATTATCGAACTAGAACTAGGCGCATCCGTAGGAGCAATCTTCCGCAACTTTGACCCCCTACCCCTTGCTGCTGCTAGTTTAGGGCAAGTTCATCGCGCCACCCTCCATACCCAAGAAGAAGTCGTGATTAAAGTTCAGCGTCCTGGCTTAAGAGCCTTATTTGATGTGGATGCTAAAGCCATCTACCGAGGCATCCAAGTCACTGAATTCCTCTTCGCTTGGACGCGCAAATATGAACTACGAACCATCTATGGTGAATTTTTCCGCATTCTTTATCAAGAAATTGACTATAAACAAGAAGCCTTAAATGCAGACCGCTTTCGGAACAATTTTGCCAACCATCCGGAAATTCTGGTTCCTAAAATTTATTGGCGCTATACCACGAACAAGGTCTTAACCATCGAGTATTTACCGGGCATTAAAGTGGATAACAGAGAAGCCCTGATCGCCTGCGGTTTAGACCCTCAGAAAATCAACCAAGTGGGCATTTGTTGCTATCTCAAGCAACTGCTCTTAGATGGTTTTTTCCAAGCTGACCCCCATCCTGGTAATTTAGCTGTTACCTCTAAAGGAGAACTAATTTTCTATGATTTTGGCATGATGGGGGAAATTAAATCTTTAGCCAAAGACCAGATGATCCGCAATTTTTTTGCGGTCTTACGCAAGGATACCGATGAAGTCGTCGAGACATTGATCAAGATGGGGTTAATTGAACCGATGACAGATATGACCCCTGTGCGCCGCTTGATTACATTTTTGTTGGATCGGTTTACGGAACGACCCGTGAATTTTCGCGAGTTTACCTTAATTAAAGATGAACTCTATGCCATGTTTGAAGAGCAACCCTTTCGCTTACCCGCAGAAATGACATTTGTGTTAAAGGCTTTAACGACGTTAGATGGCATTGCCCGTATTTTAGACCCCGAATATAATTTTGCGTCCTCTTCTCAACCCTTTGTTCGCGAAGTAACCGCAGGGAAAGGAACTGGATATTTAGTTGGGGAAACCCTGCGCCAGGTGAAGTTATGGGTGCAGTCCCCTTTTCAAAAACCAACGGTTACCGATCGCTTCTTGGAACAGTTAGGGAAACGGATGGATACGGGAGACTTAGCGTTTTCCGTTAAAGCGAAAGAGAGCGATCGCCTTTTAGAGTCTTTGAGCTTAGGAGTGCAAAGTGTACTCTATCTGTGTGGCGCTGGGTTTACCTTGATTTCCAGTACTATTCTGTTTGTGGGACAACTTTCTGGATGGGCGATCGCCCTACTCTGTGGATCGGGTTTATTTAGCTTCTTCTGTATGCGATCGATCTTCCGCCTTTCCCTACGCAACCGCCTCAACCGTATTTCTTAA